The DNA sequence TATCTTACTCAGTATCAGCGGCAGGTCAAAACAAATGCGATAAACGGAACATATCATGTCCCGAACTGGCACTTTTATGATGTAAAGTGTAAAATTAAAGTTTTTACACTAATTATATATCGGGAGTTAGATAGATGCTATAAATTCTCTGGCTTTCTGCAGGGCTTGATCTATTTTGGCTATGTCTTTTCCGCCGGCTTGTGCCATGTCTGGTCTGCCACCACCTTTTCCACCAACTATTGCTGCCACATGGTTAACGATCTTGCCTGCCTGGTATTTTGAAGTCAGACTGGCTGATACTATCACCAAGATAGAAACTTTATTATCCACATCAGCTATAAGTACGCTAATCCCGTTTTTAAGTTTATCCCGCATCTGATCACCCAGCGGACGCATTTCCTTGCTGCTTTTTATTTTGATGCGGCTTATCACGCATTTAATGCCATTTATTTCTTCTGCTTTTGCCACCAGGTCATCA is a window from the Candidatus Stygibacter australis genome containing:
- a CDS encoding DHHA1 domain-containing protein; the protein is DDLVAKAEEINGIKCVISRIKIKSSKEMRPLGDQMRDKLKNGISVLIADVDNKVSILVIVSASLTSKYQAGKIVNHVAAIVGGKGGGRPDMAQAGGKDIAKIDQALQKAREFIASI